One genomic region from Devosia neptuniae encodes:
- a CDS encoding DegT/DnrJ/EryC1/StrS family aminotransferase translates to MIEFLDLRAVTMTMRDELVEAATRVIDSGWFIGGKELDGFEREFAQFCGTSYCIGVGNGLDALSLTLRAWKELGKLSDGDEVIVPANTYIASILAISACNLTPILVEPSPTTFNITAEGVAAAITPKTRALLPVHLYGQLADMPEIMTLARQHGLLVLEDAAQSQGAEMGGKLAGNWGDAAGFSFYPGKNLGALGDAGAITTNDETLAKTLAALRNYGSHEKYKNDFKGVNSRLDEIQAAFLRVKLRHLPAHTTRRREIARQYLSGIDNPAVTLPAWGNESRHVFHLFVLQTPNRKALQQHLQERGVKTLIHYPIAPHHQGAYTELGSLKLPITERMHDQVLSLPMSPTQTDEETQQVVAAVNGFKA, encoded by the coding sequence ATGATTGAGTTCCTAGACCTTCGTGCAGTAACCATGACCATGCGCGACGAATTGGTTGAAGCGGCGACGCGTGTCATTGATTCTGGCTGGTTCATCGGCGGCAAGGAGCTTGACGGCTTCGAGCGCGAGTTCGCGCAGTTCTGCGGTACCAGCTACTGCATCGGCGTGGGCAATGGGTTGGATGCCCTGAGCCTTACGCTGCGAGCTTGGAAGGAACTGGGCAAGCTCAGCGATGGCGACGAAGTGATCGTTCCGGCCAACACCTATATCGCCTCCATTCTCGCAATTTCGGCCTGCAACCTGACGCCGATCCTAGTCGAACCGTCGCCGACCACTTTCAACATCACCGCCGAGGGCGTCGCAGCGGCGATCACGCCCAAGACGCGTGCCTTGCTGCCCGTCCATCTCTACGGCCAACTGGCAGACATGCCCGAAATCATGACGCTTGCTCGCCAGCACGGCCTGCTGGTGCTCGAGGATGCGGCCCAGTCGCAGGGTGCGGAAATGGGGGGCAAACTTGCTGGCAACTGGGGTGATGCCGCAGGGTTCAGCTTCTATCCTGGCAAGAATCTGGGCGCTCTGGGTGATGCGGGCGCAATTACCACCAATGACGAAACGCTGGCCAAGACGTTAGCCGCCCTGCGCAACTACGGCTCACACGAAAAATACAAGAATGATTTCAAGGGAGTGAACAGTCGGCTAGATGAAATCCAGGCGGCATTTCTGCGCGTGAAATTGCGACATCTTCCGGCACATACGACGCGACGGCGCGAGATTGCCCGGCAGTATCTGTCGGGTATCGACAATCCAGCCGTGACACTACCAGCTTGGGGCAACGAATCACGTCACGTCTTTCACCTGTTTGTGTTGCAAACCCCCAATCGCAAGGCGCTGCAGCAACATCTACAGGAAAGAGGCGTGAAGACGCTGATCCATTATCCGATCGCGCCACATCACCAAGGTGCCTATACCGAATTGGGGAGCCTGAAGCTGCCCATTACTGAGCGCATGCATGATCAGGTGCTGAGCCTGCCTATGTCACCCACCCAGACAGATGAGGAAACCCAGCAGGTCGTGGCGGCCGTTAACGGATTCAAAGCTTGA
- a CDS encoding GNAT family N-acetyltransferase, translating into MEYHADRFTDHSLMYWDDDRLVAVLPASQTNELLVSHGGLTYGGLVLAPRTRALDVLQALGALRDYARATGIEKIVYKAVPYIFHALPSQDDLYALTRLNARLVRRDISSVIHLDAPRKPSKGRKSLISRAKKAQLVMSESDDWNSFHRLLADVLARHGAAPVHSVDELRYLKSRFADRISLRCVEQDGKLLAATLIFFFDTVAHTQYIATSEDGKFLGALDFLLDEVIEECAGAGKKYFSFGISSENGGRELNEGLIAQKEGFGGRGVTLDWYEIDVND; encoded by the coding sequence ATGGAATACCATGCCGACCGTTTCACTGATCACTCTCTGATGTACTGGGATGATGATCGTTTAGTCGCGGTATTGCCCGCTTCCCAGACTAACGAACTCTTGGTGTCGCACGGTGGTCTGACCTATGGCGGCCTGGTCCTGGCGCCCCGGACCCGCGCTCTGGACGTGCTACAGGCTTTAGGCGCGCTGCGTGACTATGCAAGGGCGACCGGCATCGAGAAGATCGTCTACAAGGCCGTACCCTATATCTTTCATGCCCTGCCCAGCCAGGATGACCTTTATGCTTTGACGCGCCTCAATGCGCGTCTTGTGCGACGGGACATCTCCAGCGTCATCCACCTCGACGCGCCACGCAAGCCGTCCAAGGGTCGCAAGTCGTTGATTTCTCGCGCCAAGAAGGCGCAACTGGTCATGAGCGAAAGCGACGATTGGAATAGTTTTCATCGTCTCCTCGCCGATGTCCTCGCCCGGCATGGCGCAGCACCAGTCCACTCGGTGGACGAGCTGCGCTACCTCAAGAGCCGGTTCGCAGACAGGATTAGCCTGCGCTGCGTGGAGCAAGACGGCAAGCTGTTGGCGGCCACCCTGATCTTTTTTTTCGATACTGTCGCGCATACCCAGTACATCGCCACCTCCGAAGATGGAAAATTTCTGGGCGCTTTGGATTTCCTGCTTGACGAAGTGATTGAGGAATGCGCGGGTGCCGGCAAGAAATACTTCAGTTTTGGCATATCGAGCGAAAATGGCGGCCGCGAACTCAACGAGGGGTTGATCGCCCAGAAGGAAGGCTTCGGCGGCCGGGGCGTAACGCTGGATTGGTATGAGATCGACGTGAATGATTGA
- a CDS encoding glycoside hydrolase family protein: MKWLHRGLIFNPAGKFDWAVSHALQPTPLVLTDRIRIFVGLRDAQGVSRIGSVDLDKDDPTQIIGHSSTPILDIGEDGCFDENGVVPSAVVQHEGRLYLYYAGYQLGTKVRFAVLGGLAVSDDQGQTFRRHQRVPVFERTDTETLFRVPHTVRHQDGLWKVWYGGGDHFITGADKTLPVYNVRYTESDTPYAFPRPGRVFLDVAGAEYRIGRPFLFSRAENDHYLFYGYSTEDRPYRLGFARSSDLQTWQRHDQDIGLDVAPEGWDSEMIAYPGLAQVGDRVFMFYNGRAYGKDGFGLAELLEW; encoded by the coding sequence ATGAAATGGCTTCATCGAGGGTTGATCTTCAACCCTGCCGGCAAATTCGACTGGGCGGTCAGCCACGCGCTGCAGCCCACGCCTTTGGTGTTGACAGATAGGATTCGGATTTTTGTTGGTCTGCGAGATGCCCAGGGCGTCAGCCGTATCGGGTCTGTGGACCTGGACAAGGACGACCCGACCCAAATAATCGGGCATTCAAGCACCCCCATTCTCGACATTGGCGAGGACGGGTGCTTTGACGAGAACGGGGTGGTGCCTTCGGCAGTAGTCCAGCACGAGGGGCGACTGTACCTGTACTATGCCGGATACCAGTTGGGGACCAAGGTGCGCTTTGCCGTGCTGGGTGGCCTGGCCGTATCGGACGATCAGGGGCAAACGTTCAGGCGCCACCAGCGTGTCCCGGTCTTCGAGCGCACCGATACCGAAACTTTGTTCCGGGTGCCGCATACGGTGCGGCACCAAGATGGCCTATGGAAAGTATGGTATGGCGGCGGTGACCATTTCATCACCGGCGCGGACAAGACGCTGCCGGTCTACAATGTCCGCTACACCGAATCTGATACGCCCTACGCCTTTCCCCGTCCCGGCCGCGTCTTTCTCGACGTCGCGGGCGCCGAGTACCGAATTGGCAGGCCGTTCCTATTTTCCCGCGCGGAAAATGACCATTACTTGTTCTATGGCTACAGTACCGAAGACCGACCTTACCGGCTTGGCTTTGCCCGATCGTCCGATTTGCAGACTTGGCAACGCCACGATCAAGATATTGGGCTGGACGTGGCACCGGAGGGCTGGGATTCGGAAATGATCGCTTATCCTGGCTTGGCCCAGGTCGGTGATCGGGTCTTCATGTTCTACAATGGCCGTGCCTACGGCAAAGACGGCTTCGGGTTAGCGGAACTGCTCGAATGGTAG